The genomic interval AAGTGGGCATAGATATTCCAATAATTGAAAAGACTGTCCAAAAATTATCCGTTCTAGAATATTGTTTAACTGCACAGATGATTCCAATAGGAATAGATATAACAAAAGCAAATAAATATACTACTATATTCAGTATGAAAGTATTTTTTATGAATACTGGTATAACTTCTTTAACTGGTCTTTTATAAATATATGAATCTCCAAAATCGCCTTTCACAGAACGTTTTAACCAATTCCAATACTGAACAGGCAAAGGTTTGTCCAAACCTAATCTAGCCCTTTCTGCTGCCCTTTGCTCTGCAGTTGCTTTAGGATCAAGATTGGCACCTACAGGATCACCAGGAGCCATTTTAATTATTGCAAATATGAGAATAGATATAACTATAACGACAGGTATTAAATGAAGTACTCTTCGTACTATATATTTTAGCATGATTCCCCTCCTTAAAAGTGTTATCGCTTTAACGGTTTAAAGTTATCCATTATATAGCATAAACCCGGTGGCTTAAACCGGGTTTATGCTATATTGTTACTAAACAAGTTAACATTTTATATAGATACTATTCTAATTCAACGCTTAGAATTATATCTGGAGAAGTGAATTTTTGATATGGGGATGTATTAAAGTTTTTAACCCTCTTATTTACAACATCCCAGTTTTCACCTTGATTAATGAACATATAAGGAAGTTCTTCATTTATCAAGGCAGCCCATTCTTGGTATATTTGAGCACGTTTTTCTGGGTCCACTTCTCTTCTTCCTGCTTCAAGTAGCTCATCATTCTTTTCATTCCTAAAGCCCATACAGTTAAATCCTCCAGGAACATCTGCTGAACTATGGAATATTTCATAGGAATCTGGATCTATGCTTAGAGACCATCCCATATTATACATTTCAAATTCTCGTTTATCAAATACTTTTTCAGATAGAGCATTGAATTCCATCAAATTCGCTTCAACTTTAACACCTATTTTTTCCCAGTCAGCTTTTAACATAGGAATTAATGTTTCAACATATCTACTTTCAGTATAGGTATCCCAGATAAACTCTAGTCTTTGACCATCTTTTTCTCTTACTCCGTCTGGCCCTTCTTTCCAGCCAGCTGCCTCTAAAATTTCAATAGCTTTTTCTGGATTATATTCATAAGCATTAACATCCTCTGAATAAGCCCATGATACTTGTGAAATTGGTTGGTTACATACCGCACCATAGCCTTGATAGTAAACATTTACGAATTGCTCACGATTAAATCCATATACTAAAGCTTGACGTACGTTCTTATCAGAAAGCCTTGGATCTCTTAAATTGAACCCCATATAATAATAGCTATTTCCAGGGAAGCTAACTATATTTAAAAATCCTGTTCCTTCAATAATTTCTTTGTTTTCATTATTCGTTGCAGCTGCCAACTGAACATCTATAGTTCCCTTCTCAAGCTCAGACATATAAGTCTCTGGAGTAGTGAACTTAAGTATTAACTTAGGCACTTTTGGTGCACCTAAAAAGTAGTCTTCATTTCTTTCAAATTCTACATATTGTTTCGGCTCAAATTTAACTAATTTATATGGTCCTGAACCAAGTGGTTCAAGCATTTTA from Tepidimicrobium xylanilyticum carries:
- a CDS encoding peptide-binding protein encodes the protein MRRKLAVLLALVLVLSIFLAACGQKDEPADVGEGEPVETETPADDVNNPAKGRSDAADTLIIGTSEAKGEFMPGFSSSVYDGYVVDLIFDGLISNDAAGNPVPHLAEKWETDDNKTFTFYLRKDVKFTDGEPLTAEDVKFTYLLLSDPKYDGPRTSYVSDLVGYKEYHDGDATDVEGIKVIDDHTIEFTFTEGLATNIWNFSIGIMPKHIYGFEKGDIETAKAKMLEPLGSGPYKLVKFEPKQYVEFERNEDYFLGAPKVPKLILKFTTPETYMSELEKGTIDVQLAAATNNENKEIIEGTGFLNIVSFPGNSYYYMGFNLRDPRLSDKNVRQALVYGFNREQFVNVYYQGYGAVCNQPISQVSWAYSEDVNAYEYNPEKAIEILEAAGWKEGPDGVREKDGQRLEFIWDTYTESRYVETLIPMLKADWEKIGVKVEANLMEFNALSEKVFDKREFEMYNMGWSLSIDPDSYEIFHSSADVPGGFNCMGFRNEKNDELLEAGRREVDPEKRAQIYQEWAALINEELPYMFINQGENWDVVNKRVKNFNTSPYQKFTSPDIILSVELE